The DNA region CGCGCCGACGACCTTCCAGCTCGCGGCCTTCGCCACGCGCGCGAACTCGCGGCTGCCCAGCAGGCCAGCCTCCTCGCCCGTGAAGGCGACGAAGACGACCGTCGCCGGCAGCGGGTGCTTCGCCAGGACGCGCGCCGTCTCCAGCAGCATCGACGTCCCGCTCGTGTTGTCGTCCGCGCCCGGCCCCTCGGCCCGCGAGTCGAAGTGGCTGCCCACGACGTAGACCAGCTCCGGATGCTCGGTGCCGCGCAGCGTCGCGACGACGTTGGCGGTGGGCGGCGCGTTGCGCGGCGTGAACTCCTGGAACGCCGGCTCGTAGCCCCACGCGCGGAACGCGTCGGCGATCCACTGGCGCGCCGGCGCGTTGCCCGGCCGCGTGACGTGCTTCGACCCGAAGTCGAACAGCGCCTTCTGGTAGCCGTACAGCCGCTCGATCGAGACGCTGTCGGTCGCGCGCCGCACGGCGTCGCGGATGGGCGCGAACTGCCGCGCCGTGCGCTCGCGCAGCGCCTCCTCGGCGGCGAGCTGCCGCTCCACGCGCGCCAGCACGTCGGCCGTCGTCACCTCGCGCCGGCGGTCCAGCAGGTAGACGCTCCGCTCGGGCGACACGGTGTCGCCGTCGCGCTCGGCCACGATCAGCAGGCGCGCGCCGTCGGGCGTCGGCGCCCACTCGTACTCCGGCGCGATGGTGCGCACGGTGTTGTTGTGGAACAGCTTCGTCGCGGTGCCCGTGCGCACGTCGTACGCGTACGAGCGGCGGTGGCGCGGCTCGCCCTTCACGGCCAGCACGGTGGCGCTGTCGAGCCAGCGCGGCACGCGGTCGTGCTGCAGCTCGCGCGTCAGGCGGCGCTCGGTCGTGCTGTCGCCGCTCGCGTCCAGCACGAACAGCTCCCAGTCCTGCGCCGGCATCGCCGCGAACGCGAGGCGCCGCCCGTCGGGCGAGAGCACGGGCGTCTCGAGGCTGTCGGTCGTCCGCTTCACCGTCGCCGGCTCACCCGCGCGGTCCAGCGCGCGATCGAGACGCAGCAGGCGCACGCCGAACTCGCGCCCGTCGCGCACCAGCCAGGTGAGGGCCGAGCCGTTGCCGGCGACGTGCGGCTGCAGGCCGGGGAAGGCGCGCACGTCGCCGCTGCCCGCGTCGACGACCGCGAACGACGGCGTGCGGCCGCCGGCGCCGGTCACCAGCAGGTGCCGTCCGCCCGGCGCCAGCGCGAGCTCGCTGCCCGACACCTTCGCACGCGTGAACGGCGCGAGCGCGCCACCGTCGCGGCTCACGAACACGCTCGTGTCGGCGCCGTTCGCCGCGCGCCCGAGCACGAACAGCGTCGCGCCGTCGGCGCCGAACGCGAGCGCGCGCTTCGCGATCCCCTCGCCGGCCACCACGCGCTCGGCGCCGCCGGCGAGGTCGCGCACGACGAGCGTCGCGAGGCGTCCCTCCAGCTCCTGGGCGCGCAGCTGCGCGCCGCGCGCGCCCTCGCGGTCGCCGGCCGCCAGCAGCCGCGAGGCCTCGGCGCGCGCCTCGCGCAGCTCGGGTGCGTCGGGCACGCGCAGGAACGCCGCGCGCGCGCCGTCGGGCGAGAGCGCCACGCCGCCCGCCGCGATCGTGGCCACCGGCGGCGTGCCCCCTTCCAGCCGCACGATCTGCGTCCGCGTGGCCGCGCCGGTGCCGGTCTCCCACAGCGCCAGCCGGCCGTCGGCGCTCACGCGCGCGGCGCGCCCGTCGGCCGCCAGCGAGTCCACGCGATAGCGCTCGCCAGTGAGCGTGGCGATCGCGGCGCGCTGGCGGTCGGCGCTCGGGCCGCGCAGCACGTCGCGCAGCAGCCGCAGCGCGCGCGGGTACTCGCCGCGCTCCCACGCCACGGTGGCGTCGTCGAGGGCGGGCTGCGCGTGCGCCGCGCTCCCGACCGACGCGAGGGCGGACACGACGACGAGCGCGAGGGCGGCGCGGGACGGACGGGGCATGAGGGCGGCGTGGGCGGGAAGGGAGGCGCGGCCTCCTAACATGCGCCGCGTCGCGCGGCGTTCCAAGCCGCTGCGGCGCGCGCCGCGCGGCGCGTGTATCATGGCGCGTCCCCCACTCGCCGCATGACGACCCTCTACCGACCGGACGGCACCCTGGTGGTGCGCGCGCACGACGTCGCCTGGCTCTGGATCGCGGGTGCGCTGCTCGTCGGCGCCGTGCTGCTGCTGTCGCTGCCGCTCGCGCCGCCGATGAAGGGCTCGCCCATCCTGGGCGCGGGCGCGATGACGCTCGTCGCCGTCGCCGCGCTGGCCGCCTACGAGGACCGGGTGGCGGAGTTCCGGACGGCGGAGCAGCGCGTGCACTGGTCGCGGCGCACGCTCTTCCGTCGGGAGCAGGGCACGCTGCGGTACGAGGGGATCACGGCGGTGGAGCTGGTCGAGCGCCGCGGCCGCACGGCGACCTACGGGCTGGTGCTGCACACCGGCGGGCGGCGGTTCGCGCTCCACGGCAGCACCACGAGCCGGCGTGCGCGCTACGAGGCGGCGGGCGGCGCGGTGGCCGCGGCGCTGAGCGACGACGCGCGGGAGGTGCCGTTCCTCGGCTGAGCGCGTGCCGGACGGCGCGTCAGCGCACCCAGCGCACCAGCGGCCCCGCGTCGCCCGAGAGCACGAGTGTGTCGCCGCTGACGGCATGGCGGCGCGTGGCCTCCAGCGCGCGCAGCACGGCGGACTCCTGCCGCGTCGCCGCGTCGTCGATGCAGGCGCGCCGGGTGGAGACGAGCGGCCCGATGCGCAGCGACGCGCCGTCGCGCACGTACGGGCCGCCGAAGCGGTTGCAGCCGCCGTCGCCGACCGCGCGCCCGCTGTCGGACTGGAAGCGGAGGCGCACCGCGGCCGGCCCCACGAGCGCGGGCCGCCCCGCGACGTCGAGCAGCCGCCAGTCGACGTCCTCGATCGGAGCGGCCGAGCTGCCGGTGGCGGCGGTGACGCAGGCGGCGAGGGCGAGCGGGAGGACGGCCGTCGCGACGCGGGTCGACATGCGAGCGCCGGTGGAGGAGCGAGTCACGCGTGGCCCGCCGCGACGCGGTCCAGCAGCCACGTCGTGCGCGCGCGGCCACGTACGCGGGCCACGGGCAGCGTCTCGCGCGCATCGGCGTCGCCGCGGAGCGCGTGCGCGACCGCGTCGCGCTTCTCGGCCCCGCCGGCGAGCACCAGCACCGTGCGCGCGCGCGAGAGTGCCGGGAGGGTGAGCGTCAGCCGGTCGCGCGGCGCGTACGTCGCGGGCGCGCAGACGTCGAGCACCCAGCGCGTCGTCTCGTCGAGCGCCGCATCGCCGGGGAAGAGCGACGCCGTGTGCCCGTCGGCGCCCATGCCCAGCAGGACGACGTCGAACAGCGCGTCTTCCTCGGCGACGCCGAGCCGCGTCGCGAGCGCGCGGAGCGTGGCCTCGTAGCGCTCGGCGCCGTCGGCGGGCGGGCGCTCGCCCTCCATGCGCAGCACCTGTGCGTCGGGCACCGGCACGTGCGCCAGCAGCGTCTCGCGCGCCATGCCGAAGTTGCTGGCGGAGTCGTCGGGCGGGACGCACCGCTCGTCGCCGAAGACGATGTACGTCTGCGCCCACGGCAGCGCTTCGGCGCCCATCGCCACCAGCCGCGCGTGCAGCCTGCGCGGCGTGCTGCCGCCCGAGAGCGCGAGCACGCACTGTCCGCGCGCCGCGACCGCCTCGCGCATCGCCGCGGCCACGCGCGTCGCCGCCTCGTCGGCTACGGCGTCGGCGTCGGCGAGGACGACGAGTTCCGGTCGAATGCGTTGGTCGTGGGGGGCGGACATTCGCGTCAGGGTGGGTTGGCCGATCGGAGAGCAGCAAGGATGAAATCTGAGAAGATCGGATGACCGCCGATGTTCCGTGCGGCGGCTCGGGACGTCGTCCGATACGGAGCCATCCGTCGTTATCAGATCTTGTCCGATCTCATCCTTGCTGCCGTTGCTCTCTTAAAGGGATCGGTCATCGCGACGAGATGCGCGCCGCCTCGAGCGGGCCCCACGTCCCGGCGGGATAGGGATAGACCGCGCGCCGCCCGTCCAGCAGCGGCGCGTACAGCGCCCAGCTGGTCTCCACCTCGTCGGCGTGCACGAACAGCGTCTGGTCGCCCTGCAGCACGTCCAGCAGGAGCGTCTGGTACGCCTCGGGCAGCACCGTGAACACTTCCTTGTAGTTGAAGTGCAGCGGCAGCCGGTGGATGCGGAACGGCTCGCCCGGCGCCTTCACGTCGATGTAGAGGCTGAACCCCTCGTCCGGCTGGAGCGTCAGCAGCAGCGTGTTGCGGTGCAGCGTCCCCATCCCCGCGCCCTGCTCGGCCGCGTCGGCCTGCCCCGAGCGGAACATCCACACCGGCGCGCGGCGGAACTTGATCTCGATCTCCGTCAGCCGGCGCAGCATCCGCTTGCCCGTGCGCAGGTGGAACGGCACGCCCTGCCAGCGCCAGTTCTCGACGTGCAGCGTCAGCGCCGCGAACGTCTCCGTGCGCGAGCTCGGCGCCACGCCCGGCTCCTCGCGGTAGCCCGGCACGTCCTGCGGCCCGTCCTTCCCGTCGATGCGCCCCGGCTCGTACTGCCCGAACACCGCGTCGTCCGGCACCAGCGACCGCACCGCGCGCAGCACCTTCAGCTTCTCGGCGCGCACCGCGTCGGCGTCCAGCCGCGACGGCACCTCCATCGCCACCAGCGCGAAGAGCTGCGACAGGTGGCTCTGCACCATGTCGCGCAGCTGTCCCGCCCCTTCGTAGTACCCCGCGCGCCCCTCGATGCCGAGCGTCTCCGCGACCGTGATCATCACGCTCTCGATGTGGTCGCGGTTCCACAGCGACTCGAACAGCGCGTTGGCGAAGCGGAAGACGAGCAGGTTCTGCACCGTCTCCTTGCCCAGGTAGTGGTCGATGCGGTAGACCTGCCGCTCGTCGAAGGCGCGGTGGATCAGCGCGTTCAGCGCGCGCGCGCTCGCGAGGTCGTGCCCGAACGGCTTCTCGATCACCAGCCGCGACCAGCCGCCGTCCGGGCCGTCGTCGTGGCCCGACTCCGCGCGCGAGAGCCCCGTGCGCCCCAGCGCCTCGATCATCGCCGGGAACACCGTCGGCGGCAGCGAGAGGTAGAACACGCGGCGCGGCGGGATGCCGGCCGCCGCCTCCACCGCCTCGACGCGCGCCTTGAGCGCGGTGAGATCCTCCGCGGTGCCCGTGACGCCGCCGACGTACTTCTTCACCCACGCCTCGACCGCGGCCGGCTCGCCGCCGGCGGCCAGCGCGGCCTCGCGCGCGATCTCCTGCACCGCCGCGTCGTCGAGCGCCGCGTCGCGGCTCGTGCCGACGATCCAGCAGCCCGCCGGCGTGCGCCCGTCGCGATGGTTGGCCCACAGCGCGGGGAGGATCTTCCGCTTCGACAGGTCGCCCGTGACGCCGAAGATCACGAACACCGCCGGATCGCACGCGCGCGTGTCGTCGTGCCGGCTGCCCTCCGCCGGCGCCGTCAGCGCGCTCACGGCGTCGTTCCCGTCGCTGACGTCTTCTGCACCGCGTGCCCGCCGAACTGGTTGCGCAGCGCCGCCAGCATCCGGTCGCCGAAGCCCTCGGCGTCGCGCGAGCGCAGGCGCGCGATGAGCGCGTGCGTGATGACCGGCGCCGGCACGTCGAGCGCGATCGCCTCCGCGACCGTCCACCGTCCCTCGCCCGAGTCGGCGACGACGGGCGCGATCGCGGACAGCCGCCCGTCCTCGTGCAGCGCGCGCGCGGCGAGATCGAGCAGCCAGCTGCGCACGACGCTGCCGTGGCGCCAGATCTCCGCCACCTGCGCGAGGTCGAACGCGTGCGGCGCGTCGCCCATCGTCTCCTTGTGCCGCAGGATGGCGAAGCCCTCGGCCATCGCCTGCATCATGCCGTACTCGATCCCGTTGTGGATCATCTTCGCGAAGTGGCCCGCCCCCACCGGGCCGACGTGGCCCCACCCGCGGTCGGCGGCCGGCGCGAGCGTCTCGAGCGCGGGGCGCAGCGCGGCGATCGCGTCGTCGTCGCCGCCGACCATCAGCGAGTAGCCCTCGGCGAGCCCCCAGATGCCGCCGCTCGTGCCCGCGTCGACGAAGCGCACGCCGCGCGCGCGCAGCGCCTGCGCGCGGCGGATGCTCTCCTGGTAGTTGGAGTTACCGCCGTCGACGACGACGTCGCCACTGTCGAGGAGGGCGCCGAGCGCGGCCACCGTCTGCTCGGTGGGGTCGCCGGCGGGGACCATCACCCACGCCACGCGCGGGCCCGCGCCGAGCTTGGAGACGAGCTCCTCGAGCGCGCCCGCGCCCTCGACGTTCGCGCCCGCGGCGGTGACCGCCGCGCGCACCGCGTCCGGCGACCGGTCGAACGCCACCACCTGGTGCCCGCCGCGCGCCAGGCGCGCCGCCATGTTGGCGCCCATGCGCCCCAGCCCCACCATGCCGATCCGCATCGCGATCCTCCGTGGAGTTGGGGGCAAGATATCGCGGGAGTCAGGCCACGAAACCGAGCTCCACGGCACGGTGCTGCGTACTGCGGATCTTGGTTCGTGCCCTCGGCAGCCGTCGTCGCACCTGGGCTGTTGGCCTTTGGTGAGGATACGGATGCTCCGGATCCGTCGGATCATGCGGATCGATTTTCGATGCGCACAGGACGTCGCCGCCACGCGGAGCGATCCGAAGCATCCGCTGCATCCGGAGCATCCGTATCCTCCCCAAGAGCCCAAGGGGCCCGGCGCGACGGTGCATGCTCAGGATCCGCAGCCCCGCGCACACCGGATGCCGCCGTAACAGGCGACCGCCCCCGTCCGTAGTCTTCCCCAGGGACCGCCCGTCCGGCACATTAGGCCGTCCCCGTCCTCCTCTCGGAGCTTTCGCATGGGCCTCGGCGGCTTCTTCCGCAAGCAGTTCATCGACGTCATCCAGTGGACCGAGAGCGAGCAGGGCGTGCTCGCCTGGCGGTTCCCGATGGCCGACATGGAGATCCAGAACGGCGCCTCGCTCACCGTCCGCGAGTCGCAGCTGGCCGTCTTCGTGAACGAGGGGCGCGTCGCCGACACGTTCCAGCCCGGCCGCTACACGCTCGGCACGCAGACGCTGCCGCTGCTCACGAACCTCATGAACTGGGACAAGTTCTTCGAGTCCCCGTTCAAGTCCGACGTCTACTTCTTCTCCACGCGCGTGCAGACCGCGCAGCGCTGGGGGACGCAGAACCCCGTCACCATCCGCGACAAGGACTTCGGGATGGTGCGGCTGCGCGCGTTCGGCATGTACAGCTGGCGCGTCGCCGACCCGGTGGCCTTCATGCAGGCGATGAGCGGCACGCGCGAGGAGTACCGCGTCGCCGACGTCGAGCCGCACCTGAAGAACCTCGTCGTCTCGCGCATGTCCGAGGCGTTCGCGCAGAGCGCGGTGCCGTTCCTCGACATGGCGGCCAACACCTTCGCCGTCGGCAAGGCGATCGAGGCGCAGCTCGCGCCCGCGTTCAAGGAGCTCGGCCTCGCGCTGGAGTCGTTCACCGTCGAGAACCTGTCGCTCCCCGAGGAGCTGCAGAAGCGGCTCGACGAGCGCATCGGCATGAACATGGTCGGCAACCTGGGCGACTACACGCGCTTCCAGGCCGCGCAGGCGATCCCGATCGCCGCCGCCAACGAGGGCGGCGGCGGCGTGGCCGGCCTGGGCGCGGGGCTTGGCGCCGGCGCGATCATCGGGCAGTCGATGGCGCAGGCGATGGGCGGTGGCGGTCAGGCCCCGCCGCCGCCGACCGCGCCCGGTGGCGTGCCCACGCCGCCGAGCGGGCCGCCGACCGGCGCCGGGATGTCGCCCGGCGCGCCGGCCGACGCGCCGGCGTCGCGCGCCGCGGGCGCCGACACGAAGTTCTGCATGCACTGCGGCAAGTCGATCCCGCGCAGCGCCAAGTTCTGCCCGGAGTGCGGAGGGACCCAGGAGTGACCCTGCCCGCCGACGTGGGCGGCGTGGAGTGGGTGCTCGAGGCGTTCGGGTGCGACGCGGCGCGCCTGCGCGACGCGCGCGCGCTCGGCGCGCTCGTGGACGAGCTGGTGGCGACGCTCGCGCTGCGTCCCGTGGCGCCGGCGCAGTGGCACCAGTTCCCGGGGCCCGCGGGGATCACGGGCCTCGTGCTGCTGGCCGAGTCGCACCTCGCCGTGCACACCTTTCCCGAGCACGCGTCGCTCTGCCTGAACCTGTTCTGCTGCGTGCCGCGCGCGGAGTGGGACTGGGCCAACGGCCTCGCGCGCCACGTCGGCGCGACCGACGTGCGCGTGCGGCGGCTGGAGCGGGCATACGCGGGGCGACCGGCGACCGTCGGCGCATGACCGGACGCACCGCCAACTGCCCGAACTGCGGCGCGCCGGTCCTCTTCATCTGGTCCGGCGCCGTGCAGACCACGTGCGCCTACTGTCAGTCGGTGCTCGTGCGCCACGACGTGGACCTGATGCGCGTCGGCACGGTCGGCGACGTGCCGCCCGACGCGTCGCCCATCCAGCGCGGCGCCACGGGCCGCTGGCGCAACCGCGGCTTCACGGTCGTCGGCCGCATCGTCTACGAGCACGCGCGCGGCGCCTGGAGCGAGTGGCACCTGCGCTTCGACGACGGCAAGGGCGGCTGGCTCTCCGACGCGCAGCTGGAGTGGGCGGTGACGGAGCTCGTCGAGCCGACGCCCGCGCTGCCGCGCGATCCGCTGGGGCAGGGGCGGGGGATCATGCGCGGCATGACGCTGCAGCACGGCGGCGAGATGTACACCGTCACGTCGGTGACGCGCGCGCGCTACCGCGGCGTCGAGGGGGAGCTCCCCTTCGTCTACTGGGACAAGGCCGAGGTGCCGTTCGCGGACCTGCGCACGCCGTCGGCGCGCTTCGCGACCATCGACTACAGCGAGGACCCGCCGCTCTTCTTCGCCGGCGAGTTCGTGACCTTCGAGAGCCTGCAGCTGGGCGGGCTGCGCGAGTTCGAGGGATGGCCGCTCCCGCGCTGACCGCGCGCGCCGTCCGCGCGCTGAGCTGCCCCAGCTGCGGCGCGGCGATCGTGCTGCGCGGCTTCGCGTGGACGCAGACCGTCGCCTGCGCGAGCTGCACCGCGGTGCTCGACGCGAAGGACCCGAACCTCGCGATCCTCCAGGGCGCCGCCGCGCGCATGCGCGTCGCGCCGCTGATCCCGCTCGGCGCCCGCGGCGAGTGGCGCGGCGCGCCGTACGAGGTGATCGGCTTCCAGCAGCGCACGATCCGCTCGGGCGGGGGGACGTGGTCGTGGCGCGAGTACCTGCTGTTCAACCCGTACCACGGCTTCCGCTACCTCACCGAGTACGACGGCCACTGGAACGACGTCGTGCCGCTGCAGGCGCTGCCCGAGGTGGGCGGGCTCGCGCACCCGGTCGCGCGCTACGGCGGCGAGAGCTTCAGGCACTTCCAGACGGCGCGCGTCGAGACGACGTTCGTGATCGGCGAGTTCCCGTGGGAGGTGCGCACGGGCGACCACGTCGAGGTGCGCGACTACGTGGCGCCGCCGCGCGCGCTGAGCGCCGAGTCGACCGACGACGAGACGACGTGGTCGCTGGGGACGTACGTCGACGGCGACGCGGTCTGGCGCGCCTTCAAGGTCGAGGGGAAGCCGCCCGCGCCGAAGGGCATCTACAGCAACCAGCCGTCGCCCCACAGGGGGAAGGTGGCGGCGCTGTGGACGACGTTCGCGGTGCTCGTCGCGCTGCTGATGGTGACGCTGCTCGGCCGCGCGGTCACCGCGCGCAACGCGGAGGCGTTCTCGCGGCAGTACGTCTTCCGCGGCACGTCGGCGGACGTCGCGGCGCCCACGTCGGCGATCGACTCGGTGACGCGCGGCGCGGGGACGGCCTTCGTGACGCCCGCGTTCACGCTGGACGGCGCGCAGTCCAACGTCGTCGTCGAGACCGACGCGAGCGTGGACAACCAGTGGCTCTACGTGGAGTACGCGCTGATCAACGAGGCCACCGGGCAGGTGTACGACTTCGGCCGCGAGGTGAGCTACTACAGCGGCACCGACAGCGACGGCCGATGGAGCGAGGGCTCGCGCACCGACCGTGCGCGCATCGGCGCGGTGCCGGGCGGGCGCTACTTCCTGCGCGTCGAGCCGTCGGGCGACGCGGCGGGGCGCAGCATCGCGTACACGGTGCGCGTGCGCCGCGACGTCCCGAACCTCGTCTACTACCTGCTCGGCCTGATCGCGCTGGCGATCCCGCCGGTGCTCGGCACGCTGCGCGCGGCGAGCTTCGAGACCCGGCGGTGGGCGGAGAGCGACCACGCGCCTTCCAGCAGCGACGACGAGGACGACGACGAATGAGGACGCCGCTCTACGCCATCTTCGGCCTGCTGGTGCTGGCCGGCGCCGCCTGGGCCGACCTGCGCGGCTGGACGCCGATCCGCGCCGGCGAGGCGCGCGTGGGCCCGCGCTCCGTGCGCGAGAACCCCGGCGCCTACCGGACGGTCTACCGCAGCTCCACGCGCTACCGGCTGGGCAAGTAGCCGAGCATCCGCCAGCCGCCGCCTCCCCGACCCGGACCCGAGCATGACCTACGACCTCTCGACCAACCTGATCGCGGCGGTGCTGTTCGCGCTGCTCGGCATCGTCATCTTCGTGATCGCCTTCGTGGTGGTGGACAAGCTGACGCCGGGCGACCTGTGGCACGACATCATCCGCGACAAGAACACCGCGATGGCGATCGTGATGGCGGGGATCGCGATCGGGCTGTCCATCATCATCGCGGCGGCGATTCATTGAAGGCTGCGTGCATCGTGCTGCGTGAACGTCCTCGGGACGCCCCTCACGCAGCACGGAGCACGCAGCACGCAGCTTCCGTAGCCGAGATGGAATCCAAGGCAGAGAGTGCTCGTCCAATGGCGGTGGCGTTGTTCGTCACCGTGTTGTTGATCGCCGCCTGCGGGCTCGTCTACGAGCTCGTCGCCGGCGCGCTCGCCAGCTACCTGCTCGGCGACAGCGTCACGCAGTTCTCGACGGTCATCGGGACGTACCTGTTCGCGATGGGCATCGGCAGCTGGCTGTCGCGCTACGTCGGCCGCGGGATCGTGGCGCGCTTCGTCACCATCGAGCTGCTGGTGGCGGTCGTGGGCGGGTTCAGCTCGACGCTGCTCTTCCTGGCGTTCGCGTACACGGACGCGTTCCGGCTGACGCTCTACCTGCTGGTGGGCGTGATCGGCACGCTGGTGGGGCTGGAGGTGCCGCTGCTGATGCGCATCCTGCGCCACCAGTTCGACTTCAAGGACGTCGTCGCGAACGTCCTCACCTTCGACTACCTGGGCGCGCTCGGCGCGTCGCTGCTCTTTCCGCTGGTGCTGGTGCCGCGGCTGGGGCTCGTGCGCGCGGCGCTGCTGTTCGGGCTCGTCAACGCGCTGGTCGCGGTGTGGAGCATCTGGCTCTTCCGCGACCGGCTGGGCGCGCGCCGCGGGCTGGTCGCCGCGAGCGCGGTCGTGCTGCTCCTGCTCACCGCCGGCATGTGGCGCGCCGAGCGGATCACGCAGTTGGCCGAGGAGAGCCTGTACGCGGACGACGTCGTGCTGGCACGCAACACGCGCTACCAGCGCATCGTGCTCACCGCGTGGAAGGACGACCTGCGGCTCTTCCTCAACGGGCACCTGCAGTTCTCGTCGCGCGACGAGTACCGCTACCACGAGGCGCTCGTGCATCCGGGGCTGAGCGCGCTCCCGAACGCGCGACGCGTGCTGGTGCTGGGCGGCGGCGACGGGCTCGCGGTGCGCGAGATCCTGCGCTACCCGGGCGTGCGGGAGGTCGTGCTGGTGGACCTCGACCCGGCGATGACGCAGCTGTTCACGACGCACCCGCGGCTGACGGCGCTGAACGCGAACGCGCTGAAGGACCCGCGCGTGCGCGTGGTGAACGACGACGCCTTCGTCTGGCTGGCCGCGAGCCCCGACGTGTTCGACTTCGTCGTCGTCGACTTCCCCGACCCGTCGAACTACGCGGTGGGGAAGCTGTACACGGTGGCGTTCTACCGCCTGCTGGCGCGCCACGTGAGCCGCGACGGGCTGGCGGTGGTGCAGAGCACCTCGCCGCTGTTCGCGCGCCGCTCGTACTGGAGCATCGTGGCCACGCTGCGCGCGGCGGGGATGGCGACCTATCCGTACCACCTCTACGTGCCGTCGTTCGGCGAGTGGGGCTTCGCGCTCGTGCGCCCGAACGGCGGCGAGGGCTACGTGCCGCCCGCGACGCTGCCCGCGGGGCTGCGGTATCTCACGCCGCGCGAGCTGCCGCAGCTGTTCGCGTTCGCGACCGACATGCTGCCCGTGCCCGCGCGCCCGAACCGCCTCAACGACCAGGCGCTGGTCCGGTACTACGAGGAAGATTGGGCAGCGATGAATCGATGAGCGTCGAGCGTCGAGCGTCGAGCGACGAGCGAGACCCCTCGACGCTCGTCGCTCGACGCTCGACGCTTTCCCGACGTGAGCTGCTGGTGGGCGCAGCCGCCATGGCCGGCGTCGCGGCGCTCGCGGGCGCGCCTGCCCTCGTCCGCCTCACGCGCAAGGCTCCCCGCCCCCTCGCGGGCGCCCTCCTCGACGACTCCAGCGCCGCCGGCCACGGGCTGCGCGACGGACGCGCCGACGTCGCGGTGCGCCGTGTCGTGCGCACGCCCGTCGTCATCGTCGGCGGCGGCGTCGCCGGGCTCTCGGCCGCGTGGTGGATGCAGCGGCAGGGGATGCGCGACTTTGTCGTGCTGGAGCTGGCGCGGAACGCGGGCGGCAACGCGCGCGGCGGCGAGAACGCCGTCAGCGCGTACCCGTGGGGCGCGCACTACG from Roseisolibacter agri includes:
- the zwf gene encoding glucose-6-phosphate dehydrogenase, with the translated sequence MSALTAPAEGSRHDDTRACDPAVFVIFGVTGDLSKRKILPALWANHRDGRTPAGCWIVGTSRDAALDDAAVQEIAREAALAAGGEPAAVEAWVKKYVGGVTGTAEDLTALKARVEAVEAAAGIPPRRVFYLSLPPTVFPAMIEALGRTGLSRAESGHDDGPDGGWSRLVIEKPFGHDLASARALNALIHRAFDERQVYRIDHYLGKETVQNLLVFRFANALFESLWNRDHIESVMITVAETLGIEGRAGYYEGAGQLRDMVQSHLSQLFALVAMEVPSRLDADAVRAEKLKVLRAVRSLVPDDAVFGQYEPGRIDGKDGPQDVPGYREEPGVAPSSRTETFAALTLHVENWRWQGVPFHLRTGKRMLRRLTEIEIKFRRAPVWMFRSGQADAAEQGAGMGTLHRNTLLLTLQPDEGFSLYIDVKAPGEPFRIHRLPLHFNYKEVFTVLPEAYQTLLLDVLQGDQTLFVHADEVETSWALYAPLLDGRRAVYPYPAGTWGPLEAARISSR
- a CDS encoding M28 family peptidase — its product is MPRPSRAALALVVVSALASVGSAAHAQPALDDATVAWERGEYPRALRLLRDVLRGPSADRQRAAIATLTGERYRVDSLAADGRAARVSADGRLALWETGTGAATRTQIVRLEGGTPPVATIAAGGVALSPDGARAAFLRVPDAPELREARAEASRLLAAGDREGARGAQLRAQELEGRLATLVVRDLAGGAERVVAGEGIAKRALAFGADGATLFVLGRAANGADTSVFVSRDGGALAPFTRAKVSGSELALAPGGRHLLVTGAGGRTPSFAVVDAGSGDVRAFPGLQPHVAGNGSALTWLVRDGREFGVRLLRLDRALDRAGEPATVKRTTDSLETPVLSPDGRRLAFAAMPAQDWELFVLDASGDSTTERRLTRELQHDRVPRWLDSATVLAVKGEPRHRRSYAYDVRTGTATKLFHNNTVRTIAPEYEWAPTPDGARLLIVAERDGDTVSPERSVYLLDRRREVTTADVLARVERQLAAEEALRERTARQFAPIRDAVRRATDSVSIERLYGYQKALFDFGSKHVTRPGNAPARQWIADAFRAWGYEPAFQEFTPRNAPPTANVVATLRGTEHPELVYVVGSHFDSRAEGPGADDNTSGTSMLLETARVLAKHPLPATVVFVAFTGEEAGLLGSREFARVAKAASWKVVGAMNNDMMGWSNDQRLDNTIRYSNPGIRDVQHGAALGFSRLVTYDAVYYKNTDAHALYDAWGDVVGGFGSYPVLGNPHYHQPHDVLETINQELVTETTRANVATVMLLASSPSRLTNLTAARAGDVVTLRWTPSPERNVRSYRVAHGPAEDPLRTVTTVSGPEARLRIPAGHVVSVRAVNARGLEGWDWARVVAP
- a CDS encoding S-adenosylmethionine decarboxylase family protein; this encodes MTLPADVGGVEWVLEAFGCDAARLRDARALGALVDELVATLALRPVAPAQWHQFPGPAGITGLVLLAESHLAVHTFPEHASLCLNLFCCVPRAEWDWANGLARHVGATDVRVRRLERAYAGRPATVGA
- a CDS encoding SPFH domain-containing protein, which encodes MGLGGFFRKQFIDVIQWTESEQGVLAWRFPMADMEIQNGASLTVRESQLAVFVNEGRVADTFQPGRYTLGTQTLPLLTNLMNWDKFFESPFKSDVYFFSTRVQTAQRWGTQNPVTIRDKDFGMVRLRAFGMYSWRVADPVAFMQAMSGTREEYRVADVEPHLKNLVVSRMSEAFAQSAVPFLDMAANTFAVGKAIEAQLAPAFKELGLALESFTVENLSLPEELQKRLDERIGMNMVGNLGDYTRFQAAQAIPIAAANEGGGGVAGLGAGLGAGAIIGQSMAQAMGGGGQAPPPPTAPGGVPTPPSGPPTGAGMSPGAPADAPASRAAGADTKFCMHCGKSIPRSAKFCPECGGTQE
- the gnd gene encoding phosphogluconate dehydrogenase (NAD(+)-dependent, decarboxylating), which produces MRIGMVGLGRMGANMAARLARGGHQVVAFDRSPDAVRAAVTAAGANVEGAGALEELVSKLGAGPRVAWVMVPAGDPTEQTVAALGALLDSGDVVVDGGNSNYQESIRRAQALRARGVRFVDAGTSGGIWGLAEGYSLMVGGDDDAIAALRPALETLAPAADRGWGHVGPVGAGHFAKMIHNGIEYGMMQAMAEGFAILRHKETMGDAPHAFDLAQVAEIWRHGSVVRSWLLDLAARALHEDGRLSAIAPVVADSGEGRWTVAEAIALDVPAPVITHALIARLRSRDAEGFGDRMLAALRNQFGGHAVQKTSATGTTP
- a CDS encoding META domain-containing protein, whose product is MSTRVATAVLPLALAACVTAATGSSAAPIEDVDWRLLDVAGRPALVGPAAVRLRFQSDSGRAVGDGGCNRFGGPYVRDGASLRIGPLVSTRRACIDDAATRQESAVLRALEATRRHAVSGDTLVLSGDAGPLVRWVR
- a CDS encoding DUF4178 domain-containing protein → MTGRTANCPNCGAPVLFIWSGAVQTTCAYCQSVLVRHDVDLMRVGTVGDVPPDASPIQRGATGRWRNRGFTVVGRIVYEHARGAWSEWHLRFDDGKGGWLSDAQLEWAVTELVEPTPALPRDPLGQGRGIMRGMTLQHGGEMYTVTSVTRARYRGVEGELPFVYWDKAEVPFADLRTPSARFATIDYSEDPPLFFAGEFVTFESLQLGGLREFEGWPLPR
- the pgl gene encoding 6-phosphogluconolactonase; this encodes MSAPHDQRIRPELVVLADADAVADEAATRVAAAMREAVAARGQCVLALSGGSTPRRLHARLVAMGAEALPWAQTYIVFGDERCVPPDDSASNFGMARETLLAHVPVPDAQVLRMEGERPPADGAERYEATLRALATRLGVAEEDALFDVVLLGMGADGHTASLFPGDAALDETTRWVLDVCAPATYAPRDRLTLTLPALSRARTVLVLAGGAEKRDAVAHALRGDADARETLPVARVRGRARTTWLLDRVAAGHA